From the genome of Francisella tularensis subsp. tularensis:
ATTTTTCTAAACTAGTGCTGCTTACTAAAAATTGGTAGACTAGTAAAAGCGTTATCAAGAAATCAGTTAGGAGACTTACTGATGTGAAGCCTATATATCTTATTGTTGGTAATATTTTTCCAAGGTTAGAAATTATCATATCTTTATCTTGATTAACCATGTTGAGAAGGTTATCAAAATGCTCTTGAAGAGTACTGCCGATATAAGGAATATTTGCTATTGATTTGCTTAATTGTGAAAAAGTTTGAGATAGAGATTCACTATGCTGTAAATATGAAATAATCTCTGTAATCACATAAGATAATACAATAAGTAAGGGTATAAAAATACATAATAAGATAGCAATCACAATTATAAAACTACTTTTATGTCTACCAATATGCTGCTCTAAATATAACTGTAGTGGTGCAAGAATTATCGCAAGTAATCCAGCAAATAAAATAGGATAGATAAAAGGATATAAAACCCATCCAATTAGCGCGCCGACTAAACATATAATGCTTAATTTTTTGATATTGGTATAAGAAGTCATTTTAAATAACAACAATTAGTGAAGTTTATACTCTTGCCTAAGAATAACAGTTTAATTTTTATTATTAAAGTTTATGTTATCAATTTAGTTATTGCTGTTGGTTTCTTGCTGTATCTAAAAACTTTCCAAACCTTCAGATTTGCAGTCACTAATAAGTTAATTACTTGTATACTTTGTTTTGTTTATAACAAAGCCATACCTTTACCCATAGCAGTTTTAAATCAGCTTAGTGTTAGCTAAACGTTTTTATTTCTGTATATTCGGGTGAAAGACTTTGTTAAGGTATTAAGTGTAGCTTAGAGAGATATTCTTTAAGTAGCTAATTTTAACTCCTCTATTTGCACCTGTTATAATAGTAGTTTGCTGATTTGGCTTTCGCATATTTAATTGATTTATCATTAGAGCATGTAGCAGTTACTCTGAGCTGATTTAGTTAAACTAGAGGCTGTTTGGACTGGTAACTCAATACTGCCAACACCAGCGCCTAAAATAATACTTAAAAGAGCCGCACCAGTTATTTGTATTGGTTGAATTATAGGATTTTTGCTTAAGCCACCACTATCAAACATCATTGGTGACATTATAGTTCCGCCAGCCATTCCACCGATCAGACCTACGGGAATCATTAGGACTGTACCTACAGCTATACCTACCGCAGTAATAGGCGTAATAAGAGTAGTGGATATTTGATTGCAAACTTTTGGAACACTATCACTATGCATTTTAATATCTGTGATTTTATTCTCCGATGAGGAGGAGTATGCTAGATTGATATTGAGTAATAATACACATACTACAAAAAATGAAAAAGTCTTTTTAAACATATAACTACATAATTATAAATCTATAAGATTATAGTATCATTTTAAGTTTAAGTGGTGATAAAAAATATAATGTAATTTTAAGAAGTAATAGAAAAATATAAAAGAATAAAATTACCAGCCAGTAACTTCTTTAAGCTTCTTGCCGATCTCAGCAGGTGATCTAGTATAAGCAATACCAGCAGCTTCGAATGCGGCAAATTTTTCTTCAGCGGTACCTTTACCACCAGAGATAATAGCACCAGCATGACCCATACGCTTTCCTGGAGGAGCTGTAACACCAGCGATATATCCAATAACAGGCTTAGTTACATTGTGCTTGATATATTCAGCAGCTTCTTCTTCAGCTGTACCACCAATTTCACCGATTAAGATGATAGCTTCAGTTTGTGGGTCATTCTCTAAAAGTTTAAGAGCTTCGATTTGGTTCATACCTGGGATAGGGTCTCCGCCTATACCAATACAAGTAGATTGACCAAAGCCTAGTTTAGTAGTTTGAGCAACTGCTTCGTAAGTTAAAGTACCAGAACGAGAAATGATACCAACTTTACCTTTCATATGAATATGACCCGGCATAATACCAATCTTACACTCACCTGGAGTGATGATCCCTGGACAGTTAGGACCAATTACTCTCACATCTTTATCTTTTAAGTACTCTTTAACTACTAGCATATCTAGAGTAGGGACACCTTCTGTAATGATTACTACTAGCTTAACACCAGAATCGATCGCTTCAATTGCAGAGTCTTTTACAAATGGAGCTGGAACATAGATTACAGACGCATCAGCACCAGTAGCTGCTACAGCTTCAGCCATTGTATTGAACACTGGTCTATCTAAGTGAGTAGTGCCACCTTTACCAGGAGTTACGCCACCTACAATATTTGTACCATAAGCAATAGCTTGTTCTGAATGGAAAGTACCATTTTTACCAGTAAAACCCTGTACTAAAACTTTTGTATTTTTATCAACTAATACGCTCATTATTTAATATCCTTTTAACTGTTTTAATTTATTAACCTAGTGATTTCACAACTTTATCAGCAGCATCAGCTAAACCATCAGCAGGTATTAGTTTTAAACCTGAATCAGCTAATATTTTAGCACCTTTTTCTGCATTGTTACCTTCTAGACGAACAACTACTGGTACAGTTACATTTACTTCTTTAACAGCTTCAATAATTGCTTCAGCGATCATATCACAACGAACAATACCACCGAAGATGTTAATTAAAACAGCTTTTACATTTTCATCATCTAGGATTAGTTTGAAAGCTTCGATTACTCTCTCTTTAGTAGCACCACCACCTACATCTAGGAAGTTAGCAGGCTTACCACCGTATAATTGGATAATATCCATAGTAGCCATTGCTAGACCAGCACCGTTTACCATACAACCGATGTTACCTTTAAGAGCTACATAGTTTAGCTCATGCTCTGAAGCTTTAAGTTCTTTAGCATTTTCTTGAGATTTGTCTCTTAGAGCTAAAAGTTTAGGGTGTCTATAAAGAGCATTTGAATCAAGGTTGATTTTACCATCAACACAGACAATCTCTCCGTTTTCTCTAACTGCAAGAGGGTTGATTTCAAATAGGGCAAAATCACATTCGATGAATGCTTTGTAAGCGCCTAGCATAGTTTTAACAAAATCATTGATTTGCTTGCCTTCTAGACCAAGCTTGAAAGCTACTTCACGAGCTTGGAAAGGTTGTAAGCCAACTAAAGGATCTACTTCTACTTTAAGGATTTTTTCAGGAGAGTTGTGTGCAACTTCTTCAATATCTACACCGCCTTCAGTTGAAGCCATGAATGTTACTTTACGGCTAGATCTATCAACTACCGCACCAAGGTATAACTCACGAGTAACAGGGTATACATCTTCAAATACACCTACAGAATTAACTGGCTGACCTTCAGCATCAGTTTGGAAAGTAACAAGATTTTTACCGATTAAGCTTTCTGCTACTTCACGAGCTTCTTGAGATGATTTAACAACCTTTACACCACCAGCTTTACCACGACCACCAGCATGTACCTGAGCTTTAACCACAGCAAATTTGCCACCTAATTGGTCAAATGCTTGAGCAGCTTCATTTGGGTTATGAGCTACGATACCTTTTTGAACTTTTAGACCATAGCTTTCTAAAAGATCTTTAGCTTGATATTCATGTAAGTTCATTGATTTTCTTCCTTATTTGATAGTTTGATGAAAATTTTTATTAGATAACAAACAAAATAATAACTCATTTATGTTATTTTTTCTAATAAAAATACTTATTTTAATGTTTGAATTGTCTATAATATGGTAATGTTAATTTGGTAAAATTACAAAACAAAGGTAGTTAAAAATGTTTGATTATATATTTAATAAAATTAAGGCGACGGTTTTCTCCAAAATTACCCCGGCTCAATTGCTTCTTACAGCTATTTTAGCGTTTGTATTTGGGTTTGTTCCAGGTATTGCTTATTCACCATTACTTTTTATAGGAGTACTATTTCTAGTTATAATCCTAAGGATAAATATCGGTGTATTTGTTTTTATTGCAATTATTGCTAAAGCGCTCTCTTATATTTTACAAGGAATTAGCTTTGCAGTGGGGACATTTTTACTTGATGGTTTCACGCAGCCATTATTTAAAACTTTAGTAAATACTCCTGTAGTTGCATATGCAGGTTTTGATTATTACCTTGTAACAGGTGCATTTGTTGTTGCTATAGTTTTAGGGGTGATATTTGGGGTTATTATCGCAAAGTTTTATAAAAAAATAGTTGCAAAAATGGCAGCAATCCAGTTTGGTACAGAGCTTTATAACAAAATTACAAAAAACTTTTTTGTTAAAATTGCTGGTTGGATTTTCTTAGGCAAGAATATTGCTAAAGTTAACTGGGTTGAGATGCAAAATCGCAAGTTTAGGCAGCCTTTTAGACTAACAGGTGTTATACTCGTGGCTTTAATTATTGCAGTTTTAATATACTCACCAAAGCTTTTAGAAACGTCGTTAGTATCAAATATCATCAAACAGCAGCTAACTAAAGCTAATGGAGCAACTGTTGATTATCAATCTCTAAATCTAGATTTAACTGATGCTAAACTAGGGATAACAGGTTTGGGAGCAGCAGATCCTAATGATCTTAATAAAGACAGATTCTACGCACAATCTGTCAGTGCTAGTATAAATATATCAAACTTGCTAACGCGACAAATTACTCTAAAAAATGTTGTTGTAACGGGAGTGGCTTTAGATAAGCAAAGAACTACCAAAGCCAAACTATACATTGATACAAAACCTTTAACTTCAGAACAATCTAAGATTAGTTCAGAAGCTATAAAACAACAGGCTATTGAAACTGTTGGTAAGGTTGGCGAAAAATTACAACAAGTTGACCTTCAAAAGCTTAAAGAAAATAGTCAACAAGCTAAAGATATTGCTAATGGTATTAAACAAGTAGCAGAATTTTTATCTAATTTTAGGTCTAGTGATACTGAATCAGGACAGGTGAG
Proteins encoded in this window:
- a CDS encoding TIGR03546 family protein produces the protein MFDYIFNKIKATVFSKITPAQLLLTAILAFVFGFVPGIAYSPLLFIGVLFLVIILRINIGVFVFIAIIAKALSYILQGISFAVGTFLLDGFTQPLFKTLVNTPVVAYAGFDYYLVTGAFVVAIVLGVIFGVIIAKFYKKIVAKMAAIQFGTELYNKITKNFFVKIAGWIFLGKNIAKVNWVEMQNRKFRQPFRLTGVILVALIIAVLIYSPKLLETSLVSNIIKQQLTKANGATVDYQSLNLDLTDAKLGITGLGAADPNDLNKDRFYAQSVSASINISNLLTRQITLKNVVVTGVALDKQRTTKAKLYIDTKPLTSEQSKISSEAIKQQAIETVGKVGEKLQQVDLQKLKENSQQAKDIANGIKQVAEFLSNFRSSDTESGQVSQEITPKAEAKVYGYANVKNEDLRDKYPSFVIQNIDIKDYKDAGIIYNANITNISTNPALLGLPTTIAIKSTNNNDFDANIVISNKQNVDNTVKFNLQNITGNNVKGLTIQDVGLDAESLAVSGQGTWQFSGIRNITFNIPLQLKFNNVAVSFKQLRQNVSDLTLGGVISGDLNKPNLSVDASSLKNLLNVDTVKNVANQVAKQTGIDKKAQQVINSAKINGKSIKDLNANDLKNINKKDVQNLASQFGITIN
- the sucD gene encoding succinate--CoA ligase subunit alpha; the encoded protein is MSVLVDKNTKVLVQGFTGKNGTFHSEQAIAYGTNIVGGVTPGKGGTTHLDRPVFNTMAEAVAATGADASVIYVPAPFVKDSAIEAIDSGVKLVVIITEGVPTLDMLVVKEYLKDKDVRVIGPNCPGIITPGECKIGIMPGHIHMKGKVGIISRSGTLTYEAVAQTTKLGFGQSTCIGIGGDPIPGMNQIEALKLLENDPQTEAIILIGEIGGTAEEEAAEYIKHNVTKPVIGYIAGVTAPPGKRMGHAGAIISGGKGTAEEKFAAFEAAGIAYTRSPAEIGKKLKEVTGW
- a CDS encoding AI-2E family transporter encodes the protein MLLFKMTSYTNIKKLSIICLVGALIGWVLYPFIYPILFAGLLAIILAPLQLYLEQHIGRHKSSFIIVIAILLCIFIPLLIVLSYVITEIISYLQHSESLSQTFSQLSKSIANIPYIGSTLQEHFDNLLNMVNQDKDMIISNLGKILPTIRYIGFTSVSLLTDFLITLLLVYQFLVSSTSLEKFLKKIILKDFHDSDSFISAAIATTRRVSLAIFLTAMLVGTMMTITFSMVGIPSPILFGFIAAIASMVPFMVGIIYILIGASVFVIYGATKAIIILIIGFSLNIFTDNIMQPKIINKQVKLSFVASLIGIMGGIHAFGFIGIFLGPVIFNVAFVGIEKLMNNQEY
- the sucC gene encoding ADP-forming succinate--CoA ligase subunit beta encodes the protein MNLHEYQAKDLLESYGLKVQKGIVAHNPNEAAQAFDQLGGKFAVVKAQVHAGGRGKAGGVKVVKSSQEAREVAESLIGKNLVTFQTDAEGQPVNSVGVFEDVYPVTRELYLGAVVDRSSRKVTFMASTEGGVDIEEVAHNSPEKILKVEVDPLVGLQPFQAREVAFKLGLEGKQINDFVKTMLGAYKAFIECDFALFEINPLAVRENGEIVCVDGKINLDSNALYRHPKLLALRDKSQENAKELKASEHELNYVALKGNIGCMVNGAGLAMATMDIIQLYGGKPANFLDVGGGATKERVIEAFKLILDDENVKAVLINIFGGIVRCDMIAEAIIEAVKEVNVTVPVVVRLEGNNAEKGAKILADSGLKLIPADGLADAADKVVKSLG